The genomic region GCCAAAGCTCCGGTCGCTGTCGGCGGGACGTCGAGCGATCCGCGCTGCGACGATGGCGACAAGAACACCACCAACGGCCGAAAAGGTATGGAACGCATCGGAAATCACCGCGATCGAACCCGTCCATATGCCGATCCCGAGTTCGACGACGAAGTAAAGGCCAGTCAACCAGGCCGAGATCGTCAAAGCCCGACCTCCGCTGGGCAGATGCCCTGAGTGTCCATGATCCATGTCTTCCCCTCCTAATGCCGCCAGCGGCGACGCACGCGCGGCCGACTAAACGGCAATGTAATCAGCGCTTTGCGGTCTGAATTGCCGCCCCGATCGCACCGGCCCGGGGCTTGGGCTTGCCTCGGCCGCTTCCTGGGTCGGTCTTCGCGAGATCGGCGATGATTGGGCAGTCCGGGCGATGATCGCCGTGGCAGGACTCGATCAGCGTCTCCAGCGTCTCCGACATGGCCTCAAGTTCTTCGATCTTGCGGCGAAGGTTGCTCAGATGGCCCTCTGCCAGCTGCCTAACATCCGCGCTCCTGCGCGATTGATCCGTCCAGAGCCCCAGCAGTTCACCGATCACCTCGACCGAAAACCCGAGGTCCCGGGCACGGCGCACGAAGCTGAGCATATGCACGTCTCGGTCGCTGTAGTCCCGGTAGCCGGAATCGGTACGCTGCGCGGGCGGGATCAGGCCGGTCTGCTCATAGTAGCGGATCATCTTTGCCGAAACGCCGGATTTCTTGGCGGCTTCTCCGATGTTCATGTGCGTTCCTCCTCAAACAGCTTCAGCGCTGCTGCGATCCTGGGTCTCTGTTCGGAGTAAGTTCCATAGGTGAACCAGTCCCCGATCACCGTGATCGGCGCAACGCGCACACCGTAGCGCGCCTTGGCTTCCTGCATCACCTCCGGCTCGGCCAGATCACGTTCCTCGTAGACGATGCCGCTCCGCTCCATCCATGCCTTGAGCTGGCGGCAATCGGGACAGGTGGGCGTGGTGTAGAGGACGACATGGGCCATGTTCTTCGTTCGCTTTTGCACTGGTCCGCTCCTTCAATCTGCTTCGGTGAGTGCCCCGGGCATGGACAGCCCGGAGCGATCGTGGTCATTCCGCCGGAACGGCCGTGGGCGCAGCGGCCCAGCTGCCGGCAGGCGCATCGGCTGGCGACGGAACAGCAAACCGCTTGAGCCGCAGCGCGTTGCCGAGGACGAACACGCTGGACATTGCCATGGCGCCCGCCGCGAAGACGGGTGATAGCAAGATACCGAAGGCCGGATAGAGAACGCCGGCAGCGACCGGGATCAGCGCCGTGTTGTAGGCGAAGGCCCAGAACAGGTTTTGCCGGATGTTGCCGATAGTAGCCTGGCTGAGTGCAATGGCATTGGGGATGCCTCTCAGGCTGCCCGACATCAAGACCACGTCGGCCGCCTCGATGGCCACATCCGTGCCGGTTCCTATGGCGAGGCCCACATCCGCTTCGGCGAGCGCCGGGGCGTCGTTGATGCCGTCCCCGACATAGGCCAGCCGGCCTAGAGCCTTCAGTCGCTTCACGGCTTCGACCTTGCCGTCGGGCAGCACTTCGGACACGACCTCGTCGATCCCGAGCCGACGGGCGATGGCATCGGCCGTGCGCGCATTGTCGCCGGTGATCATCGCGACCTTGAGGCCGAGAGCGTGGAGCGCCGAAATTGCCTCGGAGGTTGTCTCTTTGATCGGATCGGCCACGGCGATGATCGCAGCAAGTTTGCCGTCGATGGCAGCATAGAGCGGCGTCTTGCCTTCGTCGCCAAGGCGCTCGGCCGTCTGGTCGAACGCGTCGATAGCGAGGCCGAGCTTGCGCATGTAACGGTCGGCACCGATCTGGACGCGTCTGTTCGCAACCGTCGCCTCGACGCCGTAGCCAGTCACGGAGTTGAACCCCGCGACAGGAAGCGACCCTGCCCCTTCTGCTTGCGCCGCCTCGACGATAGCCCGCGCGATAGGATGCTCGGACCGATCCTCGACCGCGGCAACCAGCTCCAGTACCTCCGCCCGGTCGAATCCCTCCGCAAGTTCGAGATCAGTGAGCGCGGGCTTGCCCTCGGTCAGCGTGCCGGTCTTGTCGAGCGCGACCACCCGTGTCTCCTTGAGAAGCTGCAGGGCTTCACCCTTGCGGAAGAGCACACCCATTTCGGCGCCGCGCCCCGTCCCGACCATGATCGAGGTCGGCGTTGCGAGGCCCATGGCGCAGGGGCACGCGATGATCAGCACGGCCACAGCATTCACGAGGCCGAAGGTCAGCGCGGGATCGGGCCCCCAGATCAACCAGACACCGAAGGTCAGGGCTGCCAGCGTCATCACCGCCGGGACGAACCACATGGTCACACGGTCGACGAGCGCCTGGATCGGCAGTTTCGAGCCTTGTGCCGCCTCGACCATCCGGATGATCTGCGACAGCATCGTGTCACCGCCTACCGCGGTTGCGCGGAAGGCCAAGGCGCCGTTCTGGTTCACCGTGCCACCGACAACCTGCGCGCCGGCGCTCTTGGCAACGGGGACCGGCTCTCCCGTAATCATCGACTCGTCGACGTAGCTTTCACCCTCGACAACTTCGCCGTCCACGGGCAACCGGTCGCCCGGTCGGATCTCGACAATATCGCCCGCGGTGACATCGGCCACCGGGATCTCCATCACCGTGCCCTCGCGACGCACGCGGGCCGTCTTGGCCTGGAGCCCGACGAGCCGCTTGATCGCTTCGGAGGTTCGACCCTTGGCGCGCGCCTCCAGGTAGCGACCCAGCAGGATGAGCGTGACGATCACCGCCGCGGCCTCGTAGTAGACGTTCACTGTGCCGTCGGGGAGAACACCCGACGCAAAGGTCGCTACGACCGAGTAGAAGTAGGCCGCCAACGTCCCCACCGCGACCAAGCTGTTCATGTCGGGCGTGCCACGGAGGAGCGCCGGGATGCCCTTGGTGTAGAAACGCAGTCCCGGCACCGCGAGCACGAAACTCGTGAGCGCGAATTGAAGGAGCCAGCTCGCCTGATGCCCAATTGTGGACCCGATCAGTGCGTGCATGCCGGGAATGAGGTGGCTGCCCATCTCAAGCACGAAGACCGGCAGGGTCAGCACCGCGGCAAGGCTAAGGTCACGTCTTAGGGCCGCCTGTTCGGCATCCTTGCGCGCTGTTTTTCCTTCCTCGTCACCGGCCTGTTGGGAGACTTCCCGGGCTGTGTATCCGGTTTCCGCGACGGCGGCGATCAGCGTCGATACGTCCGCTGTGCCCTCGACGGTCGCCTGCTCGGTCGCGAGATTAACGCTGGCTCTGGTGACACCGGGGATGGCCTGAATCGCCCGCT from Rhodobacterales bacterium HKCCA1288 harbors:
- the cueR gene encoding Cu(I)-responsive transcriptional regulator → MNIGEAAKKSGVSAKMIRYYEQTGLIPPAQRTDSGYRDYSDRDVHMLSFVRRARDLGFSVEVIGELLGLWTDQSRRSADVRQLAEGHLSNLRRKIEELEAMSETLETLIESCHGDHRPDCPIIADLAKTDPGSGRGKPKPRAGAIGAAIQTAKR
- a CDS encoding glutaredoxin family protein → MAHVVLYTTPTCPDCRQLKAWMERSGIVYEERDLAEPEVMQEAKARYGVRVAPITVIGDWFTYGTYSEQRPRIAAALKLFEEERT
- the cadA gene encoding cadmium-translocating P-type ATPase, which translates into the protein MKAHTDRPPRTGGTVRIPIEGMTCASCVGRVERALSAVPGVLSANVNLATESAEVRIAKPSLRPELIRAIEATGYAVPGQTIVLAVDGMTCASCVGRVERAIQAIPGVTRASVNLATEQATVEGTADVSTLIAAVAETGYTAREVSQQAGDEEGKTARKDAEQAALRRDLSLAAVLTLPVFVLEMGSHLIPGMHALIGSTIGHQASWLLQFALTSFVLAVPGLRFYTKGIPALLRGTPDMNSLVAVGTLAAYFYSVVATFASGVLPDGTVNVYYEAAAVIVTLILLGRYLEARAKGRTSEAIKRLVGLQAKTARVRREGTVMEIPVADVTAGDIVEIRPGDRLPVDGEVVEGESYVDESMITGEPVPVAKSAGAQVVGGTVNQNGALAFRATAVGGDTMLSQIIRMVEAAQGSKLPIQALVDRVTMWFVPAVMTLAALTFGVWLIWGPDPALTFGLVNAVAVLIIACPCAMGLATPTSIMVGTGRGAEMGVLFRKGEALQLLKETRVVALDKTGTLTEGKPALTDLELAEGFDRAEVLELVAAVEDRSEHPIARAIVEAAQAEGAGSLPVAGFNSVTGYGVEATVANRRVQIGADRYMRKLGLAIDAFDQTAERLGDEGKTPLYAAIDGKLAAIIAVADPIKETTSEAISALHALGLKVAMITGDNARTADAIARRLGIDEVVSEVLPDGKVEAVKRLKALGRLAYVGDGINDAPALAEADVGLAIGTGTDVAIEAADVVLMSGSLRGIPNAIALSQATIGNIRQNLFWAFAYNTALIPVAAGVLYPAFGILLSPVFAAGAMAMSSVFVLGNALRLKRFAVPSPADAPAGSWAAAPTAVPAE